The nucleotide sequence GCTGCTAAATGGTTTACTAGATAGTCATTTATAGCACCAAAGTTGTTTTCTGCAGTTTCTATTTCTAAATGTTCAATTGGTTCATGTATTGTATTGTCTATAGATTTTGTAATTGGTTGAGGCTTAGATACTTGAAACTCAAAATTCTCTCTTCTTAGTGTTTCAATAAGTACTGAAAGATGTAATTCCCCTCGACCAGAAACCAAAAAAACGTCTGCGTTTTCTGTTCTTTCTACATTTAGACTTATATTTGTTCTTAATTCCCTGATTAATCTGTCGTAGAGAACCCTAGATGTACAATATTTTCCATCTTGTCCAGAAAATGGTGAGGTATTTACTCCAAAAGTCATTTTTACTGTAGGTTCGGCAATATTTATTGAAGGAAGTGGGCGAGGATTTTCTACGTCAGTAATTGTATAACCAATAGATAAATTTTCTAGTCCAGCAAGAGCAACAATTTCACCAGATTCTGCCATGTCAACGGAATATTTTTCTAATCCATGAAATACGAATACTTTTTCTATTTTATTCGTAGCTATTGTATCTTCTTCGGTAACAATTGAAACATGATCGCCTGGTTTAATTTTACCATTTGTAATTCTACCAATAGCAATTTGACCTAAATAATTATCATAATCTAGAGATGTCACAAGGAATTGCAGTGGTTCTTTTTCAGATCCTTCAGGTTCAGGAATGTGGTTAATTATTGCTTCAAATAAAGGAGACATATCTTTTTGTTCGTCTTCTACATTTAACAAAGCATATCCCTCTTTTGCAGAAGAAAGTATTATTGGAAAATCTAATTGTTCTGCTTTTGTAGCCAGTTCAAGAAATAAATCTTGCACCATATCGATGACTTCATTAATCCTTACTCCGTCTCGATCAATTTTATTTATAACAACGATTGGTACCACATCTTGGTTTAAAGCCTCTTTTAAAACATATCTTGTCTGTGGCATAGGTCCGTCTATTGCGTCTACAACTAAAATACATCCATCTGCCATATTCATTGTTCGTTCTACTTCTCCACCAAAATCTGCATGTCCTGGTGTATCTATAATATTGATCTTAACATCGTTATAAAGTACAGCTGTGTTTTTTGCCAATATTGTTATTCC is from SAR202 cluster bacterium and encodes:
- the typA gene encoding translational GTPase TypA, with the protein product MNKTSKIQIRNLAIIAHVDHGKTTLVDALLKQGQVFREGQETGTLIMDNNPLEKERGITILAKNTAVLYNDVKINIIDTPGHADFGGEVERTMNMADGCILVVDAIDGPMPQTRYVLKEALNQDVVPIVVINKIDRDGVRINEVIDMVQDLFLELATKAEQLDFPIILSSAKEGYALLNVEDEQKDMSPLFEAIINHIPEPEGSEKEPLQFLVTSLDYDNYLGQIAIGRITNGKIKPGDHVSIVTEEDTIATNKIEKVFVFHGLEKYSVDMAESGEIVALAGLENLSIGYTITDVENPRPLPSINIAEPTVKMTFGVNTSPFSGQDGKYCTSRVLYDRLIRELRTNISLNVERTENADVFLVSGRGELHLSVLIETLRRENFEFQVSKPQPITKSIDNTIHEPIEHLEIETAENNFGAINDYLVNHLAALKNMEYDENNRVKIEYMIPTRGLIGFNTFFLKTTKGDGSKTSKFSEYAPMRGEIKSEAVGLLVTSEPGVSVTYGLLNAQGRGSTFIDAGTPVYEGMVIGMHQRDKDIAINVCKEKKLTNVRSSTSDIAKKLSPYIQMTLEETIDFITDDELIEVTPTNLRIRKKELSGLTRQKQHTLR